The Cyprinus carpio isolate SPL01 chromosome A5, ASM1834038v1, whole genome shotgun sequence genome has a segment encoding these proteins:
- the LOC109046183 gene encoding AT-rich interactive domain-containing protein 3A-like, which translates to MQKRGTPVNRIPIMAKQVLDLYTLYKLVTEKGGLVEVINKKIWREITKGLNLPTSITSAAFTLRTQYMKYLYPYECEKRGLSSPGELQAAIDSNRREGRRQSYGSTLFSYSPVGTPTLLASPKLQMPHISMPTPNGGHMTQTSVIKKEDSMLSNCLTNRVGIPVSLASHHSAAQAAAAQAAVAVQAAALEQLREKLESGEPPEKKVMLMAEEQQRIMQHALQQNLFAMATQLPMNIKLNNRDDRQETALNLSTNGISSINMSIEINGVVYTGVLFARKPTLGFMPGSQQVHHQHSSQGKSSSPGLSTQMQPSSSSSSHGPATSP; encoded by the exons GGACTCCAGTGAATCGGATTCCTATCATGGCCAAGCAGGTGTTGGATCTCTACACTCTCTACAAGCTTGTCACTGAAAAAGGCGGCTTAGTGGAAGTCATCAATAAGAAAATATGGCGCGAGATTACCAAAGGCCTGAACCTCCCTACCTCCATCACCAGTGCGGCGTTCACCCTCCGAACACA GTATATGAAGTACCTCTATCCATATGAATGTGAAAAGCGGGGACTGAGCTCTCCCGGGGAGCTTCAGGCAGCTATCGACAGCAACCGTCGTGAAGGGCGGAGACAGAGTTATGGCTCCACCCTCTTCAGCTACTCCCCCGTGGGAACCCCCACACTGCTGGCTTCCCCAAAACTCCAGATGCCCCACATCAGCATGCCCACTCCTAACGGTGGGCACATGACTCAGACCTCTGTTATaaagaaag AGGACTCCATGCTGTCCAACTGCTTGACTAACAGGGTGGGCATCCCTGTGTCTTTGGCCAGCCACCACAGTGCAGCTCAGGCGGCTGCGGCTCAGGCTGCAGTAGCTGTGCAAGCAGCCGCATTGGAGCAGCTCCGGGAGAAGCTGGAGTCTGGAGAGCCACCGGAAAAGAAAGTGATGCTGATGGCAGAGGAGCAGCAGAGAATAATGCAACATGCATTACAGCAGAATCTCTTCGCCATGGCAACCCAGCTACCCATGAACATCAAACTGAACAACAGAG ATGATAGACAAGAGACTGCATTGAACCTGTCTACCAACGGCATTAGCAGCATCAACATGTCAATAGAAATAAATGGGGTTGTCTACACAG GGGTCCTGTTTGCCCGTAAGCCGACCTTAGGTTTCATGCCAGGCAGCCAGCAAGTCCATCACCAACACAGCTCACAGGGAAAGAGCAGCAGCCCAGGCCTCAGCACCCAGATGCAGccgtcctcctcttcctcctcacacGGACCAGCCACCTCCCCTTGA
- the pias2 gene encoding E3 SUMO-protein ligase PIAS2 isoform X2, producing the protein MADIEELRNMVSSFRVSELQVLLGFAGRNKSGRKHELLLRALHLLRSGCSPAVQIKIKELYRRRYPRTFDGLQDLAALKSSIKSYFQIDSGDTVVSSDLPLQTGHSDFLQQQQQQHLVSCDSPVFHESKPMMNMQQPTPLMAPVHPDVQMKSLPFYDVLDVLIKPSSLGTHAGQRYHHEKYFIFALTPQQVREVCISRDFLPGGRRDYMVQIQLRFCLAETSCPQEDNFPNSLCIKVNGKLFPLPGYAPPPKNGVEQKRPGRPLNITSLVRLSSAVPNQIVVTWAPEIGKTYSMSVYLVRQLTSPLLLQRLRMKGIRNPDHSRALIKEKLTADPDSEIATTSLRVSLMCPLGKMRLTVPCRAVTCSHLQCFDAALYLQMNEKKPTWICPVCDKKATYESLIIDGLFMEILNDCTDVDEIKFQEDGTWCPMRPKKETLKVSSSCIPKIDLIHDLSGAVPVRQSAVVPPPETSSTKKGDVIDLTLESSSDDEEDSDPPLKKRCVYMSKEEMHNKGVLTYQPSTVRVPNVQTLDTSYLTSSIADYSVPFHHSTLSTIPTDMQSLDLFSLIQGDPQHYRGPIFLDSLSNSLQSATTSTSLVSSSAAYETATHSSSSSHETGVITGGSSGLSDIISLD; encoded by the exons ATGGCGGATATTGAGGAGTTACGG aatatggTATCAAGTTTCCGTGTCTCAGAGCTCCAGGTACTGTTAGGATTTGCCGGAAGGAATAAGAGCGGTCGAAAGCATGAACTTTTGCTGAGGGCTTTGCATTTACTCAGGAGTGGTTGTAGTCCTGCTGTGCAGATCAAAATAAAGGAACTGTATCGTCGGAGATACCCGCGGACATTTGATGGTCTTCAGGATTTGGCGGCTCTGAAGTCAAGCATTAAATCCTATTTTCAAATAGACAGCGGTGACACGGTTGTGAGCTCAGATCTTCCTCTGCAAACCGGCCATTCAGACttcctgcagcagcagcagcagcagcacctgGTGAGCTGCGATTCACCTGTGTTTCATGAATCAAAGCCCATGATGAATATGCAGCAGCCCACGCCACTTATGGCCCCCGTCCACCCGGATGTGCAAATGAAGTCGCTACCATTCTATGATGTGCTGGATGTCTTGATCAAACCATCAAGCTTAG ggACCCACGCTGGTCAGAGGTATCATCATGAAAAGTACTTCATATTTGCTTTGACTCCACAACAAGTGAGAGAAGTTTGCATTTCACG GGACTTTCTTCCAGGTGGAAGAAGGGACTACATGGTTCAAATTCAACTGCG GTTTTGTCTAGCAGAGACCAGCTGTCCACAAGAGGACAATTTTCCAAACAGCCTTTGCATCAAAGTCAATGGGAAGCTCTTTCCCCTCCCT GGCTATGCACCGCCTCCTAAGAATGGTGTGGAGCAAAAAAGACCCGGCAGACCACTGAACATCACATCGCTGGTCAGGTTGTCATCCGCTGTACCCAATCAGATAGTAGTCACATGGGCACCTGAAATAGGGAAG ACATACTCCATGTCAGTTTACTTGGTACGGCAGCTGACCTCTCCACTCTTACTACAGAGATTAAGAATGAAGGGGATCAGAAACCCTGACCACTCCAGAGCGTTAA TTAAAGAAAAACTCACGGCAGACCCTGACAGTGAAATTGCCACAACTAGTTTACGCGTCTCACTCATGTGCCCA CTTGGCAAGATGCGACTTACGGTCCCCTGCCGAGCTGTCACCTGTTCTCACCTGCAGTGCTTTGATGCTGCTCTATACCTGCAAATGAATGAGAAGAAGCCCACCTGGATCTGTCCCGTCTGTGACAAAAAAGCCACATATGAGAGTCTGATTATAGATGG GCTCTTCATGGAAATACTTAATGACTGCACAGATGTTGATGAAATCAAGTTTCAGGAGGATGGGACTTGGTGTCCAATGAGACCAAAGAAGGAGACGTTGAAAGTGTCATCTTCATGTATCCCAAAAATTGATT TGATTCATGACCTCTCAGGCGCTGTCCCAGTGCGGCAAAGTGCAGTGGTGCCACCCCCAGAAACCAGCAGCACAAAAAAAGGAGACGTAATCGACCTCACGCTAGAGAGCTCATCTGATGATGAAGAGGACAGTGATCCCCCTCTGAAAAAGCGCTGTGTCTACATGTCAAAGGAGGAGATGCACAACAAAGG GGTCTTGACTTACCAGCCATCAACTGTTCGGGTGCCAAATGTCCAGACGCTGGACACCTCATACCTGACCTCCTCAATAGCGGACTACTCCGTTCCATTCCACCATTCTACCTTATCCACTATTCCCACAGATATGCAAA GTCTTGATTTATTTTCTCTGATTCAAGGGGATCCACAG cattACAGAGGTCCCATATTTTTAGACAGCCTCTCCAACAGCCTTCAGAGTGCCACCACCAGCACCAGCCTGGTGTCTTCATCAGCTGCGTATGAGACGGCAACCCATAGCAGCAGCTCGAGTCATGAGACGGGTGTCATTACGGGAGGATCTTCGGGCCTATCAGACATTATCTCACTAGACTGA
- the pias2 gene encoding E3 SUMO-protein ligase PIAS2 isoform X1, whose product MADIEELRNMVSSFRVSELQVLLGFAGRNKSGRKHELLLRALHLLRSGCSPAVQIKIKELYRRRYPRTFDGLQDLAALKSSIKSYFQIDSGDTVVSSDLPLQTGHSDFLQQQQQQHLVSCDSPVFHESKPMMNMQQPTPLMAPVHPDVQMKSLPFYDVLDVLIKPSSLGTHAGQRYHHEKYFIFALTPQQVREVCISRDFLPGGRRDYMVQIQLRFCLAETSCPQEDNFPNSLCIKVNGKLFPLPGYAPPPKNGVEQKRPGRPLNITSLVRLSSAVPNQIVVTWAPEIGKTYSMSVYLVRQLTSPLLLQRLRMKGIRNPDHSRALIKEKLTADPDSEIATTSLRVSLMCPLGKMRLTVPCRAVTCSHLQCFDAALYLQMNEKKPTWICPVCDKKATYESLIIDGLFMEILNDCTDVDEIKFQEDGTWCPMRPKKETLKVSSSCIPKIDLIHDLSGAVPVRQSAVVPPPETSSTKKGDVIDLTLESSSDDEEDSDPPLKKRCVYMSKEEMHNKGVLTYQPSTVRVPNVQTLDTSYLTSSIADYSVPFHHSTLSTIPTDMQSLDLFSLIQGDPQQHYRGPIFLDSLSNSLQSATTSTSLVSSSAAYETATHSSSSSHETGVITGGSSGLSDIISLD is encoded by the exons ATGGCGGATATTGAGGAGTTACGG aatatggTATCAAGTTTCCGTGTCTCAGAGCTCCAGGTACTGTTAGGATTTGCCGGAAGGAATAAGAGCGGTCGAAAGCATGAACTTTTGCTGAGGGCTTTGCATTTACTCAGGAGTGGTTGTAGTCCTGCTGTGCAGATCAAAATAAAGGAACTGTATCGTCGGAGATACCCGCGGACATTTGATGGTCTTCAGGATTTGGCGGCTCTGAAGTCAAGCATTAAATCCTATTTTCAAATAGACAGCGGTGACACGGTTGTGAGCTCAGATCTTCCTCTGCAAACCGGCCATTCAGACttcctgcagcagcagcagcagcagcacctgGTGAGCTGCGATTCACCTGTGTTTCATGAATCAAAGCCCATGATGAATATGCAGCAGCCCACGCCACTTATGGCCCCCGTCCACCCGGATGTGCAAATGAAGTCGCTACCATTCTATGATGTGCTGGATGTCTTGATCAAACCATCAAGCTTAG ggACCCACGCTGGTCAGAGGTATCATCATGAAAAGTACTTCATATTTGCTTTGACTCCACAACAAGTGAGAGAAGTTTGCATTTCACG GGACTTTCTTCCAGGTGGAAGAAGGGACTACATGGTTCAAATTCAACTGCG GTTTTGTCTAGCAGAGACCAGCTGTCCACAAGAGGACAATTTTCCAAACAGCCTTTGCATCAAAGTCAATGGGAAGCTCTTTCCCCTCCCT GGCTATGCACCGCCTCCTAAGAATGGTGTGGAGCAAAAAAGACCCGGCAGACCACTGAACATCACATCGCTGGTCAGGTTGTCATCCGCTGTACCCAATCAGATAGTAGTCACATGGGCACCTGAAATAGGGAAG ACATACTCCATGTCAGTTTACTTGGTACGGCAGCTGACCTCTCCACTCTTACTACAGAGATTAAGAATGAAGGGGATCAGAAACCCTGACCACTCCAGAGCGTTAA TTAAAGAAAAACTCACGGCAGACCCTGACAGTGAAATTGCCACAACTAGTTTACGCGTCTCACTCATGTGCCCA CTTGGCAAGATGCGACTTACGGTCCCCTGCCGAGCTGTCACCTGTTCTCACCTGCAGTGCTTTGATGCTGCTCTATACCTGCAAATGAATGAGAAGAAGCCCACCTGGATCTGTCCCGTCTGTGACAAAAAAGCCACATATGAGAGTCTGATTATAGATGG GCTCTTCATGGAAATACTTAATGACTGCACAGATGTTGATGAAATCAAGTTTCAGGAGGATGGGACTTGGTGTCCAATGAGACCAAAGAAGGAGACGTTGAAAGTGTCATCTTCATGTATCCCAAAAATTGATT TGATTCATGACCTCTCAGGCGCTGTCCCAGTGCGGCAAAGTGCAGTGGTGCCACCCCCAGAAACCAGCAGCACAAAAAAAGGAGACGTAATCGACCTCACGCTAGAGAGCTCATCTGATGATGAAGAGGACAGTGATCCCCCTCTGAAAAAGCGCTGTGTCTACATGTCAAAGGAGGAGATGCACAACAAAGG GGTCTTGACTTACCAGCCATCAACTGTTCGGGTGCCAAATGTCCAGACGCTGGACACCTCATACCTGACCTCCTCAATAGCGGACTACTCCGTTCCATTCCACCATTCTACCTTATCCACTATTCCCACAGATATGCAAA GTCTTGATTTATTTTCTCTGATTCAAGGGGATCCACAG cagcattACAGAGGTCCCATATTTTTAGACAGCCTCTCCAACAGCCTTCAGAGTGCCACCACCAGCACCAGCCTGGTGTCTTCATCAGCTGCGTATGAGACGGCAACCCATAGCAGCAGCTCGAGTCATGAGACGGGTGTCATTACGGGAGGATCTTCGGGCCTATCAGACATTATCTCACTAGACTGA
- the pias2 gene encoding E3 SUMO-protein ligase PIAS2 isoform X3: MADIEELRNMVSSFRVSELQVLLGFAGRNKSGRKHELLLRALHLLRSGCSPAVQIKIKELYRRRYPRTFDGLQDLAALKSSIKSYFQIDSGDTVVSSDLPLQTGHSDFLQQQQQQHLVSCDSPVFHESKPMMNMQQPTPLMAPVHPDVQMKSLPFYDVLDVLIKPSSLGTHAGQRYHHEKYFIFALTPQQVREVCISRDFLPGGRRDYMVQIQLRFCLAETSCPQEDNFPNSLCIKVNGKLFPLPGYAPPPKNGVEQKRPGRPLNITSLVRLSSAVPNQIVVTWAPEIGKTYSMSVYLVRQLTSPLLLQRLRMKGIRNPDHSRALIKEKLTADPDSEIATTSLRVSLMCPLGKMRLTVPCRAVTCSHLQCFDAALYLQMNEKKPTWICPVCDKKATYESLIIDGLFMEILNDCTDVDEIKFQEDGTWCPMRPKKETLKVSSSCIPKIDCAVPVRQSAVVPPPETSSTKKGDVIDLTLESSSDDEEDSDPPLKKRCVYMSKEEMHNKGVLTYQPSTVRVPNVQTLDTSYLTSSIADYSVPFHHSTLSTIPTDMQSLDLFSLIQGDPQQHYRGPIFLDSLSNSLQSATTSTSLVSSSAAYETATHSSSSSHETGVITGGSSGLSDIISLD; encoded by the exons ATGGCGGATATTGAGGAGTTACGG aatatggTATCAAGTTTCCGTGTCTCAGAGCTCCAGGTACTGTTAGGATTTGCCGGAAGGAATAAGAGCGGTCGAAAGCATGAACTTTTGCTGAGGGCTTTGCATTTACTCAGGAGTGGTTGTAGTCCTGCTGTGCAGATCAAAATAAAGGAACTGTATCGTCGGAGATACCCGCGGACATTTGATGGTCTTCAGGATTTGGCGGCTCTGAAGTCAAGCATTAAATCCTATTTTCAAATAGACAGCGGTGACACGGTTGTGAGCTCAGATCTTCCTCTGCAAACCGGCCATTCAGACttcctgcagcagcagcagcagcagcacctgGTGAGCTGCGATTCACCTGTGTTTCATGAATCAAAGCCCATGATGAATATGCAGCAGCCCACGCCACTTATGGCCCCCGTCCACCCGGATGTGCAAATGAAGTCGCTACCATTCTATGATGTGCTGGATGTCTTGATCAAACCATCAAGCTTAG ggACCCACGCTGGTCAGAGGTATCATCATGAAAAGTACTTCATATTTGCTTTGACTCCACAACAAGTGAGAGAAGTTTGCATTTCACG GGACTTTCTTCCAGGTGGAAGAAGGGACTACATGGTTCAAATTCAACTGCG GTTTTGTCTAGCAGAGACCAGCTGTCCACAAGAGGACAATTTTCCAAACAGCCTTTGCATCAAAGTCAATGGGAAGCTCTTTCCCCTCCCT GGCTATGCACCGCCTCCTAAGAATGGTGTGGAGCAAAAAAGACCCGGCAGACCACTGAACATCACATCGCTGGTCAGGTTGTCATCCGCTGTACCCAATCAGATAGTAGTCACATGGGCACCTGAAATAGGGAAG ACATACTCCATGTCAGTTTACTTGGTACGGCAGCTGACCTCTCCACTCTTACTACAGAGATTAAGAATGAAGGGGATCAGAAACCCTGACCACTCCAGAGCGTTAA TTAAAGAAAAACTCACGGCAGACCCTGACAGTGAAATTGCCACAACTAGTTTACGCGTCTCACTCATGTGCCCA CTTGGCAAGATGCGACTTACGGTCCCCTGCCGAGCTGTCACCTGTTCTCACCTGCAGTGCTTTGATGCTGCTCTATACCTGCAAATGAATGAGAAGAAGCCCACCTGGATCTGTCCCGTCTGTGACAAAAAAGCCACATATGAGAGTCTGATTATAGATGG GCTCTTCATGGAAATACTTAATGACTGCACAGATGTTGATGAAATCAAGTTTCAGGAGGATGGGACTTGGTGTCCAATGAGACCAAAGAAGGAGACGTTGAAAGTGTCATCTTCATGTATCCCAAAAATTGATT GCGCTGTCCCAGTGCGGCAAAGTGCAGTGGTGCCACCCCCAGAAACCAGCAGCACAAAAAAAGGAGACGTAATCGACCTCACGCTAGAGAGCTCATCTGATGATGAAGAGGACAGTGATCCCCCTCTGAAAAAGCGCTGTGTCTACATGTCAAAGGAGGAGATGCACAACAAAGG GGTCTTGACTTACCAGCCATCAACTGTTCGGGTGCCAAATGTCCAGACGCTGGACACCTCATACCTGACCTCCTCAATAGCGGACTACTCCGTTCCATTCCACCATTCTACCTTATCCACTATTCCCACAGATATGCAAA GTCTTGATTTATTTTCTCTGATTCAAGGGGATCCACAG cagcattACAGAGGTCCCATATTTTTAGACAGCCTCTCCAACAGCCTTCAGAGTGCCACCACCAGCACCAGCCTGGTGTCTTCATCAGCTGCGTATGAGACGGCAACCCATAGCAGCAGCTCGAGTCATGAGACGGGTGTCATTACGGGAGGATCTTCGGGCCTATCAGACATTATCTCACTAGACTGA
- the pias2 gene encoding E3 SUMO-protein ligase PIAS2 isoform X4 codes for MADIEELRNMVSSFRVSELQVLLGFAGRNKSGRKHELLLRALHLLRSGCSPAVQIKIKELYRRRYPRTFDGLQDLAALKSSIKSYFQIDSGDTVVSSDLPLQTGHSDFLQQQQQQHLVSCDSPVFHESKPMMNMQQPTPLMAPVHPDVQMKSLPFYDVLDVLIKPSSLGTHAGQRYHHEKYFIFALTPQQVREVCISRDFLPGGRRDYMVQIQLRFCLAETSCPQEDNFPNSLCIKVNGKLFPLPGYAPPPKNGVEQKRPGRPLNITSLVRLSSAVPNQIVVTWAPEIGKTYSMSVYLVRQLTSPLLLQRLRMKGIRNPDHSRALIKEKLTADPDSEIATTSLRVSLMCPLGKMRLTVPCRAVTCSHLQCFDAALYLQMNEKKPTWICPVCDKKATYESLIIDGLFMEILNDCTDVDEIKFQEDGTWCPMRPKKETLKVSSSCIPKIDCAVPVRQSAVVPPPETSSTKKGDVIDLTLESSSDDEEDSDPPLKKRCVYMSKEEMHNKGVLTYQPSTVRVPNVQTLDTSYLTSSIADYSVPFHHSTLSTIPTDMQSLDLFSLIQGDPQHYRGPIFLDSLSNSLQSATTSTSLVSSSAAYETATHSSSSSHETGVITGGSSGLSDIISLD; via the exons ATGGCGGATATTGAGGAGTTACGG aatatggTATCAAGTTTCCGTGTCTCAGAGCTCCAGGTACTGTTAGGATTTGCCGGAAGGAATAAGAGCGGTCGAAAGCATGAACTTTTGCTGAGGGCTTTGCATTTACTCAGGAGTGGTTGTAGTCCTGCTGTGCAGATCAAAATAAAGGAACTGTATCGTCGGAGATACCCGCGGACATTTGATGGTCTTCAGGATTTGGCGGCTCTGAAGTCAAGCATTAAATCCTATTTTCAAATAGACAGCGGTGACACGGTTGTGAGCTCAGATCTTCCTCTGCAAACCGGCCATTCAGACttcctgcagcagcagcagcagcagcacctgGTGAGCTGCGATTCACCTGTGTTTCATGAATCAAAGCCCATGATGAATATGCAGCAGCCCACGCCACTTATGGCCCCCGTCCACCCGGATGTGCAAATGAAGTCGCTACCATTCTATGATGTGCTGGATGTCTTGATCAAACCATCAAGCTTAG ggACCCACGCTGGTCAGAGGTATCATCATGAAAAGTACTTCATATTTGCTTTGACTCCACAACAAGTGAGAGAAGTTTGCATTTCACG GGACTTTCTTCCAGGTGGAAGAAGGGACTACATGGTTCAAATTCAACTGCG GTTTTGTCTAGCAGAGACCAGCTGTCCACAAGAGGACAATTTTCCAAACAGCCTTTGCATCAAAGTCAATGGGAAGCTCTTTCCCCTCCCT GGCTATGCACCGCCTCCTAAGAATGGTGTGGAGCAAAAAAGACCCGGCAGACCACTGAACATCACATCGCTGGTCAGGTTGTCATCCGCTGTACCCAATCAGATAGTAGTCACATGGGCACCTGAAATAGGGAAG ACATACTCCATGTCAGTTTACTTGGTACGGCAGCTGACCTCTCCACTCTTACTACAGAGATTAAGAATGAAGGGGATCAGAAACCCTGACCACTCCAGAGCGTTAA TTAAAGAAAAACTCACGGCAGACCCTGACAGTGAAATTGCCACAACTAGTTTACGCGTCTCACTCATGTGCCCA CTTGGCAAGATGCGACTTACGGTCCCCTGCCGAGCTGTCACCTGTTCTCACCTGCAGTGCTTTGATGCTGCTCTATACCTGCAAATGAATGAGAAGAAGCCCACCTGGATCTGTCCCGTCTGTGACAAAAAAGCCACATATGAGAGTCTGATTATAGATGG GCTCTTCATGGAAATACTTAATGACTGCACAGATGTTGATGAAATCAAGTTTCAGGAGGATGGGACTTGGTGTCCAATGAGACCAAAGAAGGAGACGTTGAAAGTGTCATCTTCATGTATCCCAAAAATTGATT GCGCTGTCCCAGTGCGGCAAAGTGCAGTGGTGCCACCCCCAGAAACCAGCAGCACAAAAAAAGGAGACGTAATCGACCTCACGCTAGAGAGCTCATCTGATGATGAAGAGGACAGTGATCCCCCTCTGAAAAAGCGCTGTGTCTACATGTCAAAGGAGGAGATGCACAACAAAGG GGTCTTGACTTACCAGCCATCAACTGTTCGGGTGCCAAATGTCCAGACGCTGGACACCTCATACCTGACCTCCTCAATAGCGGACTACTCCGTTCCATTCCACCATTCTACCTTATCCACTATTCCCACAGATATGCAAA GTCTTGATTTATTTTCTCTGATTCAAGGGGATCCACAG cattACAGAGGTCCCATATTTTTAGACAGCCTCTCCAACAGCCTTCAGAGTGCCACCACCAGCACCAGCCTGGTGTCTTCATCAGCTGCGTATGAGACGGCAACCCATAGCAGCAGCTCGAGTCATGAGACGGGTGTCATTACGGGAGGATCTTCGGGCCTATCAGACATTATCTCACTAGACTGA
- the pias2 gene encoding E3 SUMO-protein ligase PIAS2 isoform X5, translating to MVSSFRVSELQVLLGFAGRNKSGRKHELLLRALHLLRSGCSPAVQIKIKELYRRRYPRTFDGLQDLAALKSSIKSYFQIDSGDTVVSSDLPLQTGHSDFLQQQQQQHLVSCDSPVFHESKPMMNMQQPTPLMAPVHPDVQMKSLPFYDVLDVLIKPSSLGTHAGQRYHHEKYFIFALTPQQVREVCISRDFLPGGRRDYMVQIQLRFCLAETSCPQEDNFPNSLCIKVNGKLFPLPGYAPPPKNGVEQKRPGRPLNITSLVRLSSAVPNQIVVTWAPEIGKTYSMSVYLVRQLTSPLLLQRLRMKGIRNPDHSRALIKEKLTADPDSEIATTSLRVSLMCPLGKMRLTVPCRAVTCSHLQCFDAALYLQMNEKKPTWICPVCDKKATYESLIIDGLFMEILNDCTDVDEIKFQEDGTWCPMRPKKETLKVSSSCIPKIDLIHDLSGAVPVRQSAVVPPPETSSTKKGDVIDLTLESSSDDEEDSDPPLKKRCVYMSKEEMHNKGVLTYQPSTVRVPNVQTLDTSYLTSSIADYSVPFHHSTLSTIPTDMQSLDLFSLIQGDPQQHYRGPIFLDSLSNSLQSATTSTSLVSSSAAYETATHSSSSSHETGVITGGSSGLSDIISLD from the exons atggTATCAAGTTTCCGTGTCTCAGAGCTCCAGGTACTGTTAGGATTTGCCGGAAGGAATAAGAGCGGTCGAAAGCATGAACTTTTGCTGAGGGCTTTGCATTTACTCAGGAGTGGTTGTAGTCCTGCTGTGCAGATCAAAATAAAGGAACTGTATCGTCGGAGATACCCGCGGACATTTGATGGTCTTCAGGATTTGGCGGCTCTGAAGTCAAGCATTAAATCCTATTTTCAAATAGACAGCGGTGACACGGTTGTGAGCTCAGATCTTCCTCTGCAAACCGGCCATTCAGACttcctgcagcagcagcagcagcagcacctgGTGAGCTGCGATTCACCTGTGTTTCATGAATCAAAGCCCATGATGAATATGCAGCAGCCCACGCCACTTATGGCCCCCGTCCACCCGGATGTGCAAATGAAGTCGCTACCATTCTATGATGTGCTGGATGTCTTGATCAAACCATCAAGCTTAG ggACCCACGCTGGTCAGAGGTATCATCATGAAAAGTACTTCATATTTGCTTTGACTCCACAACAAGTGAGAGAAGTTTGCATTTCACG GGACTTTCTTCCAGGTGGAAGAAGGGACTACATGGTTCAAATTCAACTGCG GTTTTGTCTAGCAGAGACCAGCTGTCCACAAGAGGACAATTTTCCAAACAGCCTTTGCATCAAAGTCAATGGGAAGCTCTTTCCCCTCCCT GGCTATGCACCGCCTCCTAAGAATGGTGTGGAGCAAAAAAGACCCGGCAGACCACTGAACATCACATCGCTGGTCAGGTTGTCATCCGCTGTACCCAATCAGATAGTAGTCACATGGGCACCTGAAATAGGGAAG ACATACTCCATGTCAGTTTACTTGGTACGGCAGCTGACCTCTCCACTCTTACTACAGAGATTAAGAATGAAGGGGATCAGAAACCCTGACCACTCCAGAGCGTTAA TTAAAGAAAAACTCACGGCAGACCCTGACAGTGAAATTGCCACAACTAGTTTACGCGTCTCACTCATGTGCCCA CTTGGCAAGATGCGACTTACGGTCCCCTGCCGAGCTGTCACCTGTTCTCACCTGCAGTGCTTTGATGCTGCTCTATACCTGCAAATGAATGAGAAGAAGCCCACCTGGATCTGTCCCGTCTGTGACAAAAAAGCCACATATGAGAGTCTGATTATAGATGG GCTCTTCATGGAAATACTTAATGACTGCACAGATGTTGATGAAATCAAGTTTCAGGAGGATGGGACTTGGTGTCCAATGAGACCAAAGAAGGAGACGTTGAAAGTGTCATCTTCATGTATCCCAAAAATTGATT TGATTCATGACCTCTCAGGCGCTGTCCCAGTGCGGCAAAGTGCAGTGGTGCCACCCCCAGAAACCAGCAGCACAAAAAAAGGAGACGTAATCGACCTCACGCTAGAGAGCTCATCTGATGATGAAGAGGACAGTGATCCCCCTCTGAAAAAGCGCTGTGTCTACATGTCAAAGGAGGAGATGCACAACAAAGG GGTCTTGACTTACCAGCCATCAACTGTTCGGGTGCCAAATGTCCAGACGCTGGACACCTCATACCTGACCTCCTCAATAGCGGACTACTCCGTTCCATTCCACCATTCTACCTTATCCACTATTCCCACAGATATGCAAA GTCTTGATTTATTTTCTCTGATTCAAGGGGATCCACAG cagcattACAGAGGTCCCATATTTTTAGACAGCCTCTCCAACAGCCTTCAGAGTGCCACCACCAGCACCAGCCTGGTGTCTTCATCAGCTGCGTATGAGACGGCAACCCATAGCAGCAGCTCGAGTCATGAGACGGGTGTCATTACGGGAGGATCTTCGGGCCTATCAGACATTATCTCACTAGACTGA